One part of the Aricia agestis chromosome Z, ilAriAges1.1, whole genome shotgun sequence genome encodes these proteins:
- the LOC121738979 gene encoding cytochrome c1, heme protein, mitochondrial produces MAAAVGRICGARLLKNYGVVAPQVCQLSTAAKGWTKNRKLWLSTLGVVGGGVGALLFALEQSVQASGTEAHPFHQPWSHDGWFKSLDHASVRRGYEVYKQVCKACHSLQYIAFRNLVNVTHTEEEAKAEAAEVMIRDGPDEEGNYFDRPGKLSDHFPSPYPNENAARAANNGAYPPDLSLIVSGRKGGEDYIFALLTGYTEPPAGVLLREGQNYNPYFPGGAIAMAQVLFNEAAEYSDGTPASAPQLAKDVATFLRWCSEPELDDRRLMTIKALGMCSLLAAVVYYYKRHKWTSIKTRKLAYKPVSKK; encoded by the exons ATGGCGGCCGCCGTAGGCAGGATTTGTGGGGCACGACTTTTGAAAAATTATGGAGTAGTGGCACCCCAG GTATGTCAACTATCTACTGCTGCTAAAGGATGGACAAAGAACAGGAAACTG TGGTTGTCCACGTTGGGTGTGGTCGGCGGTGGTGTTGGAGCCCTGCTGTTTGCCCTGGAACAGTCGGTGCAGGCATCTGGCACCGAGGCTCACCCCTTTCATCAGCCCTGGAGCCATGATGGATGGTTCAAGTCCCTCGATCATGCCag cGTCCGCCGTGGTTACGAAGTGTACAAACAGGTGTGCAAGGCGTGCCACTCTCTCCAGTACATCGCCTTCCGCAACCTGGTGAATGTCACTCACACCGAGGAGGAGGCTAAGGCTGAAGCTGCTGAG GTGATGATCAGAGACGGTCCCGATGAAGAGGGCAACTACTTCGACCGGCCTGGCAAGCTGTCCGACCACTTCCCGTCCCCGTACCCCAATGAGAACGCTGCCAGAGCTGCCAATAACG GTGCGTACCCACCGGACTTGTCTCTGATCGTGTCCGGGCGCAAGGGCGGCGAGGACTACATATTCGCGCTGCTCACCGGCTACACGGAGCCTCCCGCTGGTGTGCTACTCCGCGAGGGACAGAACTACAACCCCTACTTCCCCGGAGGAGCCATTGCTATGGCGCAGGTGTTGTTCAACGAG GCTGCCGAATACAGCGACGGTACGCCGGCGTCCGCCCCGCAGCTCGCCAAAGACGTAGCCACCTTCCTCCGGTGGTGCTCCGAGCCCGAGCTCGACGACCGAAGGCTCATGACCATCAAGGCCCTGGGCATGTGCTCCCTCCTAGCCGCAGTTGTATACTACTACAAACGACACAAGTGGACCTCCATCAAAACCAGGAAGTTAGCGTACAAGCCAGTCTCTAAGAAGTAA